One segment of Macrotis lagotis isolate mMagLag1 chromosome 1, bilby.v1.9.chrom.fasta, whole genome shotgun sequence DNA contains the following:
- the PAX8 gene encoding paired box protein Pax-8 isoform X1 produces the protein MPHNSIRSGHGGLNQLGGAFVNGRPLPEVVRQRIVDLAHQGVRPCDISRQLRVSHGCVSKILGSRYYETGSIRPGVIGGSKPKVATPKVVEKIGDYKRQNPTMFAWEIRDRLLAEGVCDNDTVPSVSSINRIIRTKVQQPFNLPMDSCVASKSLSPGHTLIPSSAVTPPESPQSDSLGSTYSINGLLGIAQPGNDSKRKMDDSDQDSCRLSIDSQSSGSGPRKHLRTDTFSQHHLESLDCPFERQHYTEAYPSPSHTKGEQGLYPLPLLNSAMDDGKATLTPSNTPLGRNLSTHQTYPVVADPHSPFAIKQETPDGSSSSSTPSSLSSSAFLDLQQVGSGGPAGASVPSFNAFPHAASVYGQFTGQALLAGREMVGPTLPGYPPHIPTSGQGSYASSAIAGMVAAGSDYSGNAYGHSPYSSYSEAWRFPNSSLLSSPYYYSSTSRANAPPTTASAFDHL, from the exons GCCACGGGGGGTTGAACCAGCTGGGTGGCGCCTTTGTGAATGGCCGGCCTCTCCCTGAGGTGGTACGCCAACGCATTGTGGATCTGGCCCATCAGGGGGTGAGACCCTGTGACATCTCCAGGCAGCTCCGGGTCAGCCACGGCTGTGTCAGCAAGATACTGGGCAG TAGGTACTACGAGACTGGGAGCATCCGGCCTGGAGTGATCGGGGGCTCGAAGCCAAAGGTGGCCACCCCTAAGGTAGTGGAGAAGATTGGTGATTACAAGCGACAAAATCCAACCATGTTTGCTTGGGAGATTCGGGACAGGCTCCTGGCTGAAGGGGTCTGTGACAATGACACTGTCCCCAGCGTCAGTTCAATCAACAG AATTATTCGGACCAAAGTGCAGCAGCCATTCAACCTCCCCATGGACAGCTGTGTGGCTTCCAAGTCTCTGAGTCCAGGACACACCCTGA ttCCCAGCTCAGCTGTGACACCTCCAGAGTCTCCACAGTCAGATTCACTTGGTTCAACCTACTCTATCAATGGACTCTTGGGAATTGCTCAGCCCGGCAACGACAGCAAGAGGAAAATGGATGACA GTGACCAGGACAGCTGCCGGCTGAGCATCGACTCTCAGAGCAGTGGGAGCGGCCCTCGGAAGCACCTAAGGACTGACACGTTCAGCCAGCATCACCTGGAGTCCCTGGACTGCCCATTTGAGAGGCAGCATTATACTGAGGCTTACCCATCTCCCAGCCACACCAAAGGAGAGCAG GGtctctatcctctgcccctgcTCAATAGTGCCATGGATGATGGGAAGGCCACGTTGACCCCTTCCAACACACCACTTGGCCGCAACCTCTCAACTCACCAGACGTACCCTGTTGTGGCAG ATCCTCATTCACCTTTCGCCATAAAGCAGGAAACCCCCGATGGGTCCAGTTCTAGCTCCACCCCTTCCTCTTTATCTAGCTCGGCCTTTTTGGATCTGCAGCAAGTCGGCTCAGGGGGCCCAGCTGGCGCCTCGGTCCCATCCTTCAATGCTTTTCCCCATGCTGCCTCCGTGTATGGGCAGTTCACAGGCCAGGCCCTCCTTGCAG gacGGGAGATGGTGGGACCCACACTGCCTGGATATCCACCCCACATCCCCACCAGTGGCCAGGGCAGTTATGCCTCTTCTGCCATTGCCGGCATGGTGGCAG CAGGAAGCGACTACTCTGGAAATGCCTATGGTCATTCCCCCTACTCCTCCTACAGCGAGGCCTGGCGCTTCCCCAACTCCAGCCTGCTGA GTTCCCCATATTATTACAGTTCCACCTCAAGGGCGAACGCACCTCCCACCACCGCTTCAGCCTTTGACCACCTGTAG
- the PAX8 gene encoding paired box protein Pax-8 isoform X2 yields MPHNSIRSGHGGLNQLGGAFVNGRPLPEVVRQRIVDLAHQGVRPCDISRQLRVSHGCVSKILGRYYETGSIRPGVIGGSKPKVATPKVVEKIGDYKRQNPTMFAWEIRDRLLAEGVCDNDTVPSVSSINRIIRTKVQQPFNLPMDSCVASKSLSPGHTLIPSSAVTPPESPQSDSLGSTYSINGLLGIAQPGNDSKRKMDDSDQDSCRLSIDSQSSGSGPRKHLRTDTFSQHHLESLDCPFERQHYTEAYPSPSHTKGEQGLYPLPLLNSAMDDGKATLTPSNTPLGRNLSTHQTYPVVADPHSPFAIKQETPDGSSSSSTPSSLSSSAFLDLQQVGSGGPAGASVPSFNAFPHAASVYGQFTGQALLAGREMVGPTLPGYPPHIPTSGQGSYASSAIAGMVAAGSDYSGNAYGHSPYSSYSEAWRFPNSSLLSSPYYYSSTSRANAPPTTASAFDHL; encoded by the exons GCCACGGGGGGTTGAACCAGCTGGGTGGCGCCTTTGTGAATGGCCGGCCTCTCCCTGAGGTGGTACGCCAACGCATTGTGGATCTGGCCCATCAGGGGGTGAGACCCTGTGACATCTCCAGGCAGCTCCGGGTCAGCCACGGCTGTGTCAGCAAGATACTGGGCAG GTACTACGAGACTGGGAGCATCCGGCCTGGAGTGATCGGGGGCTCGAAGCCAAAGGTGGCCACCCCTAAGGTAGTGGAGAAGATTGGTGATTACAAGCGACAAAATCCAACCATGTTTGCTTGGGAGATTCGGGACAGGCTCCTGGCTGAAGGGGTCTGTGACAATGACACTGTCCCCAGCGTCAGTTCAATCAACAG AATTATTCGGACCAAAGTGCAGCAGCCATTCAACCTCCCCATGGACAGCTGTGTGGCTTCCAAGTCTCTGAGTCCAGGACACACCCTGA ttCCCAGCTCAGCTGTGACACCTCCAGAGTCTCCACAGTCAGATTCACTTGGTTCAACCTACTCTATCAATGGACTCTTGGGAATTGCTCAGCCCGGCAACGACAGCAAGAGGAAAATGGATGACA GTGACCAGGACAGCTGCCGGCTGAGCATCGACTCTCAGAGCAGTGGGAGCGGCCCTCGGAAGCACCTAAGGACTGACACGTTCAGCCAGCATCACCTGGAGTCCCTGGACTGCCCATTTGAGAGGCAGCATTATACTGAGGCTTACCCATCTCCCAGCCACACCAAAGGAGAGCAG GGtctctatcctctgcccctgcTCAATAGTGCCATGGATGATGGGAAGGCCACGTTGACCCCTTCCAACACACCACTTGGCCGCAACCTCTCAACTCACCAGACGTACCCTGTTGTGGCAG ATCCTCATTCACCTTTCGCCATAAAGCAGGAAACCCCCGATGGGTCCAGTTCTAGCTCCACCCCTTCCTCTTTATCTAGCTCGGCCTTTTTGGATCTGCAGCAAGTCGGCTCAGGGGGCCCAGCTGGCGCCTCGGTCCCATCCTTCAATGCTTTTCCCCATGCTGCCTCCGTGTATGGGCAGTTCACAGGCCAGGCCCTCCTTGCAG gacGGGAGATGGTGGGACCCACACTGCCTGGATATCCACCCCACATCCCCACCAGTGGCCAGGGCAGTTATGCCTCTTCTGCCATTGCCGGCATGGTGGCAG CAGGAAGCGACTACTCTGGAAATGCCTATGGTCATTCCCCCTACTCCTCCTACAGCGAGGCCTGGCGCTTCCCCAACTCCAGCCTGCTGA GTTCCCCATATTATTACAGTTCCACCTCAAGGGCGAACGCACCTCCCACCACCGCTTCAGCCTTTGACCACCTGTAG
- the PAX8 gene encoding paired box protein Pax-8 isoform X3, producing the protein MPHNSIRSGHGGLNQLGGAFVNGRPLPEVVRQRIVDLAHQGVRPCDISRQLRVSHGCVSKILGSRYYETGSIRPGVIGGSKPKVATPKVVEKIGDYKRQNPTMFAWEIRDRLLAEGVCDNDTVPSVSSINRIIRTKVQQPFNLPMDSCVASKSLSPGHTLIPSSAVTPPESPQSDSLGSTYSINGLLGIAQPGNDSKRKMDDSDQDSCRLSIDSQSSGSGPRKHLRTDTFSQHHLESLDCPFERQHYTEAYPSPSHTKGEQGLYPLPLLNSAMDDGKATLTPSNTPLGRNLSTHQTYPVVADPHSPFAIKQETPDGSSSSSTPSSLSSSAFLDLQQVGSGGPAGASVPSFNAFPHAASVYGQFTGQALLAGREMVGPTLPGYPPHIPTSGQGSYASSAIAGMVAGSDYSGNAYGHSPYSSYSEAWRFPNSSLLSSPYYYSSTSRANAPPTTASAFDHL; encoded by the exons GCCACGGGGGGTTGAACCAGCTGGGTGGCGCCTTTGTGAATGGCCGGCCTCTCCCTGAGGTGGTACGCCAACGCATTGTGGATCTGGCCCATCAGGGGGTGAGACCCTGTGACATCTCCAGGCAGCTCCGGGTCAGCCACGGCTGTGTCAGCAAGATACTGGGCAG TAGGTACTACGAGACTGGGAGCATCCGGCCTGGAGTGATCGGGGGCTCGAAGCCAAAGGTGGCCACCCCTAAGGTAGTGGAGAAGATTGGTGATTACAAGCGACAAAATCCAACCATGTTTGCTTGGGAGATTCGGGACAGGCTCCTGGCTGAAGGGGTCTGTGACAATGACACTGTCCCCAGCGTCAGTTCAATCAACAG AATTATTCGGACCAAAGTGCAGCAGCCATTCAACCTCCCCATGGACAGCTGTGTGGCTTCCAAGTCTCTGAGTCCAGGACACACCCTGA ttCCCAGCTCAGCTGTGACACCTCCAGAGTCTCCACAGTCAGATTCACTTGGTTCAACCTACTCTATCAATGGACTCTTGGGAATTGCTCAGCCCGGCAACGACAGCAAGAGGAAAATGGATGACA GTGACCAGGACAGCTGCCGGCTGAGCATCGACTCTCAGAGCAGTGGGAGCGGCCCTCGGAAGCACCTAAGGACTGACACGTTCAGCCAGCATCACCTGGAGTCCCTGGACTGCCCATTTGAGAGGCAGCATTATACTGAGGCTTACCCATCTCCCAGCCACACCAAAGGAGAGCAG GGtctctatcctctgcccctgcTCAATAGTGCCATGGATGATGGGAAGGCCACGTTGACCCCTTCCAACACACCACTTGGCCGCAACCTCTCAACTCACCAGACGTACCCTGTTGTGGCAG ATCCTCATTCACCTTTCGCCATAAAGCAGGAAACCCCCGATGGGTCCAGTTCTAGCTCCACCCCTTCCTCTTTATCTAGCTCGGCCTTTTTGGATCTGCAGCAAGTCGGCTCAGGGGGCCCAGCTGGCGCCTCGGTCCCATCCTTCAATGCTTTTCCCCATGCTGCCTCCGTGTATGGGCAGTTCACAGGCCAGGCCCTCCTTGCAG gacGGGAGATGGTGGGACCCACACTGCCTGGATATCCACCCCACATCCCCACCAGTGGCCAGGGCAGTTATGCCTCTTCTGCCATTGCCGGCATGGTGGCAG GAAGCGACTACTCTGGAAATGCCTATGGTCATTCCCCCTACTCCTCCTACAGCGAGGCCTGGCGCTTCCCCAACTCCAGCCTGCTGA GTTCCCCATATTATTACAGTTCCACCTCAAGGGCGAACGCACCTCCCACCACCGCTTCAGCCTTTGACCACCTGTAG
- the PAX8 gene encoding paired box protein Pax-8 isoform X4, whose amino-acid sequence MPHNSIRSGHGGLNQLGGAFVNGRPLPEVVRQRIVDLAHQGVRPCDISRQLRVSHGCVSKILGRYYETGSIRPGVIGGSKPKVATPKVVEKIGDYKRQNPTMFAWEIRDRLLAEGVCDNDTVPSVSSINRIIRTKVQQPFNLPMDSCVASKSLSPGHTLIPSSAVTPPESPQSDSLGSTYSINGLLGIAQPGNDSKRKMDDSDQDSCRLSIDSQSSGSGPRKHLRTDTFSQHHLESLDCPFERQHYTEAYPSPSHTKGEQGLYPLPLLNSAMDDGKATLTPSNTPLGRNLSTHQTYPVVADPHSPFAIKQETPDGSSSSSTPSSLSSSAFLDLQQVGSGGPAGASVPSFNAFPHAASVYGQFTGQALLAGREMVGPTLPGYPPHIPTSGQGSYASSAIAGMVAGSDYSGNAYGHSPYSSYSEAWRFPNSSLLSSPYYYSSTSRANAPPTTASAFDHL is encoded by the exons GCCACGGGGGGTTGAACCAGCTGGGTGGCGCCTTTGTGAATGGCCGGCCTCTCCCTGAGGTGGTACGCCAACGCATTGTGGATCTGGCCCATCAGGGGGTGAGACCCTGTGACATCTCCAGGCAGCTCCGGGTCAGCCACGGCTGTGTCAGCAAGATACTGGGCAG GTACTACGAGACTGGGAGCATCCGGCCTGGAGTGATCGGGGGCTCGAAGCCAAAGGTGGCCACCCCTAAGGTAGTGGAGAAGATTGGTGATTACAAGCGACAAAATCCAACCATGTTTGCTTGGGAGATTCGGGACAGGCTCCTGGCTGAAGGGGTCTGTGACAATGACACTGTCCCCAGCGTCAGTTCAATCAACAG AATTATTCGGACCAAAGTGCAGCAGCCATTCAACCTCCCCATGGACAGCTGTGTGGCTTCCAAGTCTCTGAGTCCAGGACACACCCTGA ttCCCAGCTCAGCTGTGACACCTCCAGAGTCTCCACAGTCAGATTCACTTGGTTCAACCTACTCTATCAATGGACTCTTGGGAATTGCTCAGCCCGGCAACGACAGCAAGAGGAAAATGGATGACA GTGACCAGGACAGCTGCCGGCTGAGCATCGACTCTCAGAGCAGTGGGAGCGGCCCTCGGAAGCACCTAAGGACTGACACGTTCAGCCAGCATCACCTGGAGTCCCTGGACTGCCCATTTGAGAGGCAGCATTATACTGAGGCTTACCCATCTCCCAGCCACACCAAAGGAGAGCAG GGtctctatcctctgcccctgcTCAATAGTGCCATGGATGATGGGAAGGCCACGTTGACCCCTTCCAACACACCACTTGGCCGCAACCTCTCAACTCACCAGACGTACCCTGTTGTGGCAG ATCCTCATTCACCTTTCGCCATAAAGCAGGAAACCCCCGATGGGTCCAGTTCTAGCTCCACCCCTTCCTCTTTATCTAGCTCGGCCTTTTTGGATCTGCAGCAAGTCGGCTCAGGGGGCCCAGCTGGCGCCTCGGTCCCATCCTTCAATGCTTTTCCCCATGCTGCCTCCGTGTATGGGCAGTTCACAGGCCAGGCCCTCCTTGCAG gacGGGAGATGGTGGGACCCACACTGCCTGGATATCCACCCCACATCCCCACCAGTGGCCAGGGCAGTTATGCCTCTTCTGCCATTGCCGGCATGGTGGCAG GAAGCGACTACTCTGGAAATGCCTATGGTCATTCCCCCTACTCCTCCTACAGCGAGGCCTGGCGCTTCCCCAACTCCAGCCTGCTGA GTTCCCCATATTATTACAGTTCCACCTCAAGGGCGAACGCACCTCCCACCACCGCTTCAGCCTTTGACCACCTGTAG